The following nucleotide sequence is from Podospora bellae-mahoneyi strain CBS 112042 chromosome 1 map unlocalized CBS112042p_1, whole genome shotgun sequence.
TAATCGAATGTTGCCCTGCACCCCGCCAACCATGAGGTGGCCCTCTTGGGCAAGCCTCTGCGCAGCTTCCCGCTCAAAAAAGACAACCAGAGCCCCAGAACTGCAGTTCTTTGAGTAGCGAACACGACCATAGCCTCTAATGCTTCCAAGTAATTTGGAGAGGGTGACATCCTTCGGAAGGTCGAAAATGAAGACAGAGCAGCTGTCACCGGGTGGAACATCCTCAGCCATATCTTCGACAGACCAAGCGCTTTGCTGACTGTTATTCGTTGAACTGCAGGGACTGTCTGTTGGTTCCACTGTTCTTTTTGCGTCTTGGGCACGCTTGAATGCCTCGCGAACTTGTTCAGATGAATTACCATCGAGAGGTTGGACCAATCGGTTGAAAGGACGAGGAGACTCTGTGATCTGATTCTGACGGCAAGTATCAGATTGGGCGCCGGAAGGGATGGCATGATGTTGGGAGGATGACAGATGCTGGCGACGAATACTCGGTGTCGAAGACCGGGAAATTGAGCCACTATCGTTGGAAATACCGCGGGGGAAAAACCATGATGTTGAGGACTGCTGGTCTGAGGGAGCGAGGGTCGTAGACCTCGAGAGTGCGTCGCTCGGGCTCTCCACATAATCACTGAGGTCCCCGAAACCTGACAGCTCCCCACCCCTCAGGCCCACGAGACGAAGGTCTTCCCAGACCGTATGACCACTTCCCATGGAAGAAGTGGTGTCCGTCCAACTgatgcttgctgctgcttggcatGCATCTCTCTTCCTGGCCATTCTCTCCAACCATCCCGTCTGCATGATTGAGGGACCTTCTCCACCTTCGCGCAAAAACTCGAGAGACGAGTCTTTCTCATTGCCCTTGCGCTCTAACCATCCGGGAAGATAAGGGTCGGCAAACGGGCAATCGTGGTCACAATCCTCTAGGCACAAGGCTCCGCCAGTGAATGTCTAAAGAGTGGCAAGGTGGTTAGTTCCGACTCTTGTGAAGGTTTTTGCACACATTGAGGGGGCTTACCGAAAAGGCTGAATTGGAAGGCGATGGCGCCGATGACAGATCCACAAGTGGCGACGACGGGTCAAAAGGAATCGCGTTAGGGCGTAGCCCGTACTGTCCAAAAAGCCCCAGCGGAGATGGCGCGTGAGGTGTAGCAGACCGACTATGGAGATTGAACTGGGGGTAGTAACCTCCATGGGCATGAGGATGTCCAATGAGACCATCGTCGGAATGACCAACAAAACCAGCGTGGGGATGTCCAATGAGACTGTCGTAATCCGGGGCCGAGTAGCTGCGGTGGAAAGCCTGGGACTCGATCGGGTGAGGAGGGTAGAAGCCGCTGAGGTCATTTGCGACATAGAGACCCACGTTCGTACTGAATTGTACTGGCAGTCCAGGGTGGCCATATCCGGCCCCAGGGTTGCCCTCGCGAATCTCGTGATACCTTCTGATGCGAGTATTGTTGATCCTGGTTGTCGGTCGCATCATGAGTCTCCTAACCAGGTCGAAGCAGAGCGATGATagtgaaaggggggtggatggataGATGGGAGAAGGCAAAATAAAAGATGCCTGGGTGTAGATGTGGTGgaagaaaccaaaaaaaaacaaaatggtCGCCGGGAGGTCGAAGGAGAAATAGTCGAGCCAGGCCAGGCCAGGCGGGGCGGTTGCGCGAAGTGCCTATTCACTGCGGAATATGAGTGAGGAAGAATGGGAGTTGCTCCCAGCGTACCTGCCCGCCCACCTTTTCAACACCACGTTCGGCCTTCGAGCACTGCGCTGAACCGGAACGCACAGTTAGCGTGCCTGCTTCCATTGTCCCAGGCTGTTGTCTTGCTTGAATAACCCATTGGCACCAGCATTGACCCATTGACTTCGCCATTCAGCAGTTTTTGTATTCATCATGCCGATTGGTCATTCACCAAGGTCTCCAGTCGGCTGAAGATAACTTCTGCTTTTAAACCGCACCTTTTGGGTTGTTAACACTGGTTCTCCCTCCCTATACAGGGCATCATAAGGAGTTAAAGGCGCCATCATGTCAGCTTATGCgcagctgttgttgtcttttgACTTCATGTGCCTTTAAGTGGAGAGCTTCAGGACCTACGCTCATCTAGTCTCATCCAATCCATTTAAACATACAAAAAACACCATCTACTATCACAGATTTGTGACTTGAGTCCCTTGGTGATACCTCCGTGACCCAGGCACCCTGACCACAAGTTCATGGCCCAACACAAGTAAGTTAACCCATATAACATTGTAAACCATACCTCGAAAGTGAATCAACAGGCCTTTCAAATATCCTTAAAGGCCTTTTTAATCATCTTAAAAGGCTTATCAACTATCTTCGGAAGCTTGGTGATCATCCTTCAAGGTACAGTTCACAATATAATATGGGTTGACCTATTTGCGTGTGTCAACCATTTTTGTGGGCAAGGTGCCATGGTCACGTTCCAAGAAAAATTagcaagaagagaaggcaCAATGTAGACCAGTCAAAGATCTGATGACTTGTTAAATATTGTGCAGATGCAGTCATATTTTCGAGGCCAATATGGGCCGTTGCAGAGATAGCGTCATTCATGCAATCAATCGGAAAGCTCAGATCGTTTGCATTCCCGCAAGCTAAACCCAGAGGTGGCTATGTACAAGTGAAGGCGATGTCCAAGCATAGATCTGACCGCCTTTATAACAAACAGTATGACCAAGCACGATTCGGAGGGCTGTGAGATGCTTTCTACGGCAGACTCATAGAAGCTCGGTCCAAATCATCAAGGTGCCCGCCATCGACAGTATCATTACCCAAGAGGGGTTGAATGATCCAGCGCCGGAGCCTGGGGTACTGGTTGTTGTCGTGTCTGTAGTTGTCTCAGTTGTCGTCCCATCAGTTGTCTCAGTTGTCGTTCCATCAGTTGTCTCGGTTCCCGACTgagttggtgtggtggtagGAGGAGCAGTAGTTGTAGGGACGTCAACGACGGTGTCAGAGCTGTTGAACCTCTCTGCAATGAACTCGGCTGCGTCGAGGGTGTAATTGGCAAAGTATGAACCATGGACCGACCGGTCTGATCCCAGGTCGCAATAAATATCACCTTCATCACACCAGCTGCGAATTCCAGCTGCGTATGGCTCACAAGCGGTGATGTTTTTACGAGCGAACAAGCCCGCACCGGTGCTTGTGCCAACACTCCAGGGGTGAGTTTTATTGAAGTCAGGGGAGCCAAATGCAACGATTGCAATAACTTGGAATATAGATTAGCCATCTCATGCTTGTGGATACGATAATGCCAGAGGTTCTGCCTACCTTGCGAGCCAAGTGCCTTCTGGAACTCGGGGGACACAAAGaacccatcatcactgtTTCCGCAGACAGCGTCCATCATGGCGTGAGCTCCCTGCGAATAGCCCAGCAGAGCGACCTTGCTATCAGGACAGGCGTCCACATATTGAAGGACAAGCTTCTCAAACTCGGAGGCTCCCGTTGCATAGGAGGTAAAGTAATTTTCGAATGTTGCTGGATAGACGATGGTGGCAATTGAAGAGTTGGGTATCAGCAAGGAAGCATTCTGGGCCACAACTCCAATCCGGCCATACCCGTCAGGTTCAGTAGATCCGCGGGCAACGATCATGTGTACGCCCGTTGAGCATGTGCCATCCCAGACAAGAGCCTGCCGCTGGAAGAGCGCAGTTGCCAGCGTCAGGGCGCGTGATAAAAGGCCCTTCATGTTGTCGATGGTGATCCGAAATTTTGGAACGGAAGAAAGGTCAAAATGAACCACAAGCAACAAGCTTGAAGTAGGTGGAAATTTCGAATGGGGGGGTCGGAATCCGAAGACCTGGGACAAATCCGGAGACAACGCATTGTTATCCCCACAGCCCCACCGTGTTGGACCTCGGCGGCGTCGGCGCTAGCTTCAGAACGTTTGGGACAGGGCATCCTGTCGTAGAAAGTAACCGAATCTGGAACTTGGCCCGATTCTTGTGCAGGAAATGGAAATCACCATCGACCACAGTTACGGTGGTATCCAACAGCCAGTCGGGGAGAATGCACGCACTAACGGACGGTGTGCTGCGCTTATCGATAGGGAACAGGTGAACCCAACAATGACGCGTACCTAGATCAGGTAAGCATGCGTTACGGCACCATCCTTGACTACAAAATAACTGGCACTCAAAGGTAGGTGAAACAGATACCACACCTTAAAGGATGATTGTTAGGCCTTTGAAGATAATTGACACGCCTTTAGAGATAGTTGATAGGTTTGTAAAGATAGTTAACAGGCTTTGAAAGATAGTTCAAAGGCCTATCATTTTACTTTTGAGGTATAGTTCACAGTATAATAGGTATGTGGTGAACTTACCTGCTATGCCAATTATTCTGTGGATGGTGAGTTGTTGGTGAGCttagtaaaaaaaaaaaaaaaaaaaaaattggaGAGTGAAGACCGCAGTCCGGGACCAGCCCATTTGAATACCCCCCCTCAACTATCTTCAAAAGGCCTGCTAATGACGGGAGTGTAGAAAACCGAGTCTTCCTTATTTGTGAAAACCACTTTCACTATTTTTTGGGCTGTTCACCTGAGAAGCAATT
It contains:
- a CDS encoding uncharacterized protein (EggNog:ENOG503PHMZ), which produces MRPTTRINNTRIRRYHEIREGNPGAGYGHPGLPVQFSTNVGLYVANDLSGFYPPHPIESQAFHRSYSAPDYDSLIGHPHAGFVGHSDDGLIGHPHAHGGYYPQFNLHSRSATPHAPSPLGLFGQYGLRPNAIPFDPSSPLVDLSSAPSPSNSAFSTFTGGALCLEDCDHDCPFADPYLPGWLERKGNEKDSSLEFLREGGEGPSIMQTGWLERMARKRDACQAAASISWTDTTSSMGSGHTVWEDLRLVGLRGGELSGFGDLSDYVESPSDALSRSTTLAPSDQQSSTSWFFPRGISNDSGSISRSSTPSIRRQHLSSSQHHAIPSGAQSDTCRQNQITESPRPFNRLVQPLDGNSSEQVREAFKRAQDAKRTVEPTDSPCSSTNNSQQSAWSVEDMAEDVPPGDSCSVFIFDLPKDVTLSKLLGSIRGYGRVRYSKNCSSGALVVFFEREAAQRLAQEGHLMVGGVQGNIRLAKCRIAQSTLPSEFSRVLVITGLTGGLSVAFLKECFEMKNIRYELDKIARVSSGDMSALEFHFASHSQAAKVKEMIATDPYFRKKGTNATYGIDPCAEPSVVGSQEE
- a CDS encoding uncharacterized protein (EggNog:ENOG503P3G5; CAZy:CE5; COG:S) — translated: MKGLLSRALTLATALFQRQALVWDGTCSTGVHMIVARGSTEPDGYGRIGVVAQNASLLIPNSSIATIVYPATFENYFTSYATGASEFEKLVLQYVDACPDSKVALLGYSQGAHAMMDAVCGNSDDGFFVSPEFQKALGSQVIAIVAFGSPDFNKTHPWSVGTSTGAGLFARKNITACEPYAAGIRSWCDEGDIYCDLGSDRSVHGSYFANYTLDAAEFIAERFNSSDTVVDVPTTTAPPTTTPTQSGTETTDGTTTETTDDTTTTSTPGSGAGSFNPSWVMILSMAGTLMIWTELL